From Ascochyta rabiei chromosome 12, complete sequence, the proteins below share one genomic window:
- a CDS encoding Protein SOSEKI 1: MGIQTPEAAGSNPSTLRPTEHAYAVRPAVERKRTASTSSWHGSLTSREAPPTEDRHYVGHDKRRREQYAVRSTRSPSTSPPQTADVPEQLAELIMTMIPGPEGDELAEAFREGSDLPPITRQSLAELDIQNIITNIKLRHDINFDCDLSFRPNLDGAKGQEKVKAAQRYWRALVAELELYTRLFRGTPPLQEMDTTSWSTIVQHAERRIPKIFSTIRDVLKSLVPDRDHSRVDEHLDVPMLMQEIERGVCDLVRLSEWMACLLKEHCAPMRDEWVDKMVSYTRTGVTLNKSESIVKGLCELLGILESMKLDVANHQIRNLKTLLVEDTVNFETHYHLDRLVAGRARVNIQTAQKWYGSATEEFSLFCTQQEASRRHLEVFVRGITATLFGKDGRSDFPETMYLDTDRLQIIKAEMEDFVFFEVCLDMFATLLKQFGYQGPSLSTARKQLISSLTAIMGNTSVGYGPHQWMANSEALSLEILRQASTLACRSTTYDFVNLSSANQRLRHLFFSTFTTRARNVEAAVLPAVLTTMEKHNNSSPMELFNNLVPTTTSSTTPSPLTLPTSTTDTSSPTVLLHPDVRKLSDVANRISHIIILHWRVWSKIAYVQDDTTASHPTTAHATQNTDSQIPSSMRTGETTDCEAENHVAHKTSSQ; encoded by the exons AACATGCTTATGCTGTGCGACCGGCTGTTGAGAGGAAGAGGACTGCGTCAACATCGTCATGGCATGGGTCACTTACTAGTCGGGAAGCTCCGCCGACCGAGGACAGGCACTATGTTGGACACGACAAGAGACGCAGGGAACAGTATGCAGTGCGGTCCACACGATCTCCATCGACATCACCACCACAAACCGCAGACGTACCAGAGCAACTTGCTGAGCTGATCATGACTATGATTCCAGGACCAGAGGGGGATGAGTTAGCTGAGGCTTTTCGCGAAGGCTCAGACCTGCCACCGATCACACGACAGTCACTGGCCGAGCTTGATATTCAGAACATCATTACGAACATCAAGCTACGGCATGACATCAACTTCGACTGTGACCTAAGCTTTCGACCGAATTTGGACGGGGCAAAGGGACAAGAGAAGGTCAAGGCAGCACAGAGGTACTGGAGGGCGTTGGTCGCAGAGCTGGAGCTTTATACCCGACTGTTCCGAGGCACACCACCACTGCAAGAGATGGATACAACCAGTTGGTCGACTATCGTCCAACACGCTGAGCGACGTATTCCAAAGATCTTCTCAACGATACGAGATGTGCTGAAGAGCCTGGTGCCGGACCGCGATCACTCAAGGGTAGACGAGCATCTGGATGTCCCGATGTTGATGCAAGAGATCGAGCGCGGTGTTTGCGACCTTGTGCGTCTGTCTGAATGGATGGCGTGCCTTCTCAAGGAACACTGCGCCCCGATGAGGGACGAGTGGGTCGACAAGATGGTTTCCTACACGCGAACAGGCGTGACACTCAACAAGTCAGAGAGCATCGTCAAAGGCTTGTGCGAGTTGTTAGGGATATTGGAGTCCATGAAGCTT GATGTTGCGAACCACCAGATCAGGAACCTCAAAACACTGCTCGTTGAGGACACGGTCAATTTCGAGACACACTACCATCTGGATCGATTAGTTGCTGGCCGCGCCCGAGTCAACATCCAAACTGCCCAGAAGTGGTACGGCTCTGCGACTGAGGAGTTCAGTCTATTCTGCACCCAACAAGAAGCCTCACGCCGACACCTTGAGGTTTTTGTCCGTGGAATCACGGCCACCTTGTTTGGTAAAGACGGACGATCAGACTTTCCCGAAACAATGTACCTCGATACCGACCGCCTGCAGATCATCAAGGCAGAGATGGAAGATTTCGTCTTCTTCGAGGTCTGTCTTGATATGTTCGCTACTCTGCTCAAACAGTTTGGATACCAGGGACCAAGCTTGTCTACTGCACGCAAGCAGCTGATCTCCTCACTTACGGCAATCATGGGCAATACATCTGTTGGCTATGGACCGCACCAGTGGATGGCTAACTCTGAAGCTTTGTCTCTTGAGATTCTGAGGCAAGCTTCTACCCTAGCCTGTCGATCAACAACTTACGATTTCGTCAACCTGTCAAGCGCGAACCAACGTCTGCGTCACTTGTTTTTCAGTACCTTCACCACCCGAGCGCGTAACGTAGAGGCTGCCGTACTGCCTGCGGTTCTAACTACCATGGAGAAACACAATAACTCATCGCCCATGGAACTGTTCAACAACCTTGTCCCAACCACAACGTCATCAACAACTCCTTCGCCACTCACTTTGCCTACCTCGACTACCGATACATCTTCTCCTACCGTCCTTCTTCATCCTGATGTTCGCAAACTCTCGGATGTCGCAAACCGCATCTCTCACATTATCATCCTGCATTGGCGCGTGTGGAGCAAGATTGCATACGTACAAGACGACACCACCGCATCACACCCCACGACTGCCCACGCGACCCAGAACACCGACTCCCAGATCCCATCCAGCATGAGGACCGGCGAGACAACCGACTGCGAAGCCGAGAACCACGTCGCTCACAAGACCTCCTCTCAGTAA
- a CDS encoding Eukaryotic sulfide quinone oxidoreductase, translated as MFSSRVTCQVAQKVSARTFATVSSVNTASRNHKIVVIGAGAAGSSISHQLLRSGKFNAEDIAVVDPAEYHHYQPGWTLVGGGLKNKEDLKQPLAPLLDSKLKFYANSVGSFTPEDNSITLGNGDKLNYEQLIVVPGIKVDTSSISGLQEALADTSSNVSTVYTYETCDKANRDISAFKKGTAIFTQPAGVIKCAGAPQKVMWLAWDRWSNAGLYKKNDSSSAIDISFATGLPTMFGVPKYAAALEKLRVERGIEGLFAHDLVAIDGQTATFKTAAGEKVEKKFDLLHAVPKMGPHAFVKESPIADAAGFVDVDNATLRHKKFANVWSAGDASSLPTSKTAAAVTAQAPVLVSNILRSIENKQQQLNADYDGYTSCPLTTGEKEVLLAEFKYGGVPKETFGRILGLDQGVPRKAFYYLKKDFFPWVYQNYMVKGQWGGPKGFMK; from the coding sequence ATGTTCAGCAGCCGCGTCACGTGCCAGGTGGCACAAAAGGTATCTGCCCGTACCTTCGCGACGGTGTCATCTGTCAACACAGCCTCAAGGAATCACAAGATTGTGGTGATCGGTGCTGGAGCAGCTGGTTCTTCAATCTCGCACCAGCTTTTGCGATCGGGGAAGTTTAATGCAGAGGACATCGCGGTTGTCGATCCAGCCGAGTACCATCATTACCAGCCAGGATGGACGCTCGTTGGCGGTGGTCTCAAGAACAAGGAGGACCTTAAGCAGCCGTTGGCACCACTTCTCGACTCAAAACTCAAGTTCTACGCCAACAGTGTCGGGAGCTTCACCCCCGAAGACAACAGCATCACACTCGGCAACGGCGACAAGCTGAACTACGAGCAGCTTATCGTCGTTCCCGGCATCAAGGTCGACACATCGAGCATCTCTGGGCTGCAAGAGGCGCTTGCCGATACTTCATCAAACGTGTCTACAGTCTACACCTACGAGACTTGCGACAAGGCCAACCGCGATATTTCGGCTTTCAAAAAAGGAACTGCAATCTTCACACAGCCTGCAGGCGTCATCAAATGTGCTGGCGCACCACAGAAGGTTATGTGGCTAGCTTGGGATCGATGGTCCAATGCTGGACTGTACAAGAAGAATGACTCAAGTTCTGCAATCGATATCTCTTTCGCAACTGGCCTGCCTACAATGTTCGGTGTACCCAAGTACGCTGCTGCTCTTGAAAAGTTGCGCGTGGAGCGCGGTATTGAGGGCCTTTTCGCTCACGACTTGGTCGCCATCGACGGTCAGACTGCCACCTTTAAGACCGCGGCTGGCGAGAAGGTGGAGAAGAAGTTCGATCTTCTGCACGCAGTACCAAAGATGGGACCTCATGCGTTTGTCAAAGAAAGCCCGATAGCTGATGCAGCCGGTTTCGTCGATGTCGACAACGCCACCCTCCGACACAAAAAGTTTGCGAACGTCTGGTCTGCAGGTGATGCTTCGTCTCTCCCAACTTCCAAGACCGCGGCTGCTGTCACTGCACAGGCGCCCGTCCTGGTTTCGAACATCCTGCGATCAATCGAAAataaacaacaacaactcaATGCAGACTACGACGGTTACACATCCTGCCCGCTGACCACAGGAGAGAAGGAGGTGCTGCTTGCGGAGTTCAAGTATGGTGGTGTGCCAAAGGAGACTTTCGGACGTATCCTTGGCCTGGACCAGGGCGTGCCTCGCAAGGCATTCTACTACCTCAAGAAGGACTTTTTCCCATGGGTTTACCAGAACTACATGGTCAAAGGACAGTGGGGCGGACCCAAGGGATTCATGAAGTAG
- a CDS encoding Porphobilinogen synthase — translation MSFSSLVSDIAYRNPVRPDLRSAASEAGRSYASTAATSVSISGDIKSQLHGGYSHPLARAWQAERQLTKSMLIYPLFISDQPDEETLIPSLPNQHRRGLNKIVPYLTPLVAKGLKSVILFGVPIAPNAKDALGSNADDPKGPVIKAIRLLRRSFPDLFITADVCLCEYTSHGHCGILRDDGSLNNQLSVERISDVAISYALAGAHCVAPSDMNDGRIRAIKLKLIEAGIAHQVVLMSYSAKFSGCLYGPFRDAAGSCPSFGDRRCYQLPPGGRGLARRAITRDISEGADIIMVKPASQYLDIISDAKEIGKDMPVAAYQVSGEYAMIHAAAAAGVFDLRAMAEEATQGILRAGATIIVSYFTPEFLDWLNN, via the exons ATGTCGTTCTCGTCGCTCGTCTCAGACATTGCCTACCGCAACCCCGTCAGGCCGGACCTGCGCTCAGCAGCCTCCGAGGCCGGCCGCTCTTACGCTAGCACAGCTGCCACCAGCGTCAGCATATCTGGCGACATCAAGAGTCAACTGCATGGAGGTTATTCGCACCCCTTGGCACGAGCATGGCAGGCAGAGCGACAGCTCACAAAG TCGATGCTCATCTACCCCCTCTTCATCTCGGACCAGCCTGACGAGGAGACTCTAATTCCTTCCCTACCAAACCAGCACCGCCGCGGTCTGAACAAGATTGTTCCTTACCTCACGCCGCTCGTTGCCAAGGGTCTGAAGTCGGTCATTCTCTTCGGTGTACCAATCGCACCAAACGCGAAAGACGCCCTCGGCAGCAACGCAGACGACCCCAAGGGCCCCGTTATCAAGGCCATTCGCCTCCTGCGCCGCTCGTTCCCCGATCTCTTCATCACCGCCGACGTCTGCCTCTGCGAATACACCTCACACGGGCACTGTGGTATCTTGAGAGATGACGGCAGCTTGAACAACCAGCTCTCGGTAGAGCGAATTAGCGATGTCGCCATCTCATACGCTTTGGCTGGCGCACACTGCGTTGCACCTTCAGACATGAACGATGGACGCATCCGTGCTATCAAGCTGAAGCTCATCGAGGCTGGTATCGCGCACCAGGTCGTGCTGATGTCATACTCCGCCAAGTTCTCCGGGTGTCTGTATGGCCCCTTCCGTGATGCTGCAGGCTCATGCCCCTCATTCGGCGACCGACGATGCTACCAGCTGCCACCGGGCGGTCGTGGTCTTGCTCGACGAGCGATCACACGAGACATCAGCGAGGGTGCAGACATCATCATGGTCAAGCCTGCCAGCCAATACCTTGACATCATCAGCGACGCGAAAGAGATTGGCAAGGATATGCCAGTCGCAGCCTACCAGGTGTCTGGCGAGTACGCCATGATTCACGCAGCGGCCGCTGCAGGTGTTTTCGATCTAAGAGCGATGGCTGAGGAGGCCACACAGGGTATTCTGCGAGCAGGTGCCACGATCATCGTCAGCTACTTCACACCAGAATTCCTGGACTGGTTAAACAACTAG